In one Nicotiana tomentosiformis chromosome 6, ASM39032v3, whole genome shotgun sequence genomic region, the following are encoded:
- the LOC104107690 gene encoding uncharacterized protein, protein MGQKGVISPAKKLFSWVRRQSKKVKIFLGLTTALTLLVTLKLVVHDHNYFFVMAEAIHLIGLLVLIYKLTTLKTCSGLSLKTQVLTAIFLAVRLYCSFIMEADIHTVLDLITLVATLWVIYMMKFKLKSSYMADLDNMPLYYPIVPAAVIAFFVHPTTTHILINRMLWAFCVYLESVSVLPQLRLMQNVQIIEPFSAHYVFALGVARFLGCAHWIIQVYDTAGAYIYLAGRGYFWIPMVFLAEIVQTFILADFCYYYVKSVMSGQLIVRLPTPV, encoded by the exons ATGGGTCAAAAGGGGGTTATATCGCCGGCGAAGAAACTGTTTTCATGGGTTCGAAGACAATCGAAGAAAGTGAAAATCTTTTTGGGTTTAACCACAGCGCTCACGTTATTGGTTACTCTCAAGTTGGTCGTCCATGATCACAACTACTTCTTTGTTATGGCTGAAGCTATTCATTTGATTGGGCTTTTGGTTTTGATTTACAAATTGACCACTCTCAAAACTTGCTCTG GTCTTTCATTGAAGACTCAAGTGCTTACAGCTATATTTTTGGCCGTAAGGTTATACTGTAGTTTTATCATGGAAGCGGATATCCACACTGTGCTAGATCTAATCACCCTTGTGGCAACGTTGTGGGTAATATATATGATGAAGTTCAAGCTGAAGTCATCCTACATGGCAGATCTGGATAACATGCCCTTATATTATCCG ATAGTTCCTGCCGCGGTTATAGCCTTCTTTGTCCATCCTACTACAACTCATATTCTCATCAACCGGATGCTTTGGGCTTTTTGTGTGTACCTGGAATCTGTCTCGGTGCTTCCTCAGCTTCGCTTGATGCAGAATGTTCAG ATAATTGAACCATTTTCAGCCCATTATGTTTTTGCACTGGGTGTTGCAAGATTCTTAGGTTGTGCTCATTGGATTATTCAG GTTTATGACACTGCTGGAGCATATATATACTTGGCTGGACGCGGTTACTTCTGGATACCAATGGTCTTTTTGGCAGAAATTGTTCAAACGTTTATCTTGGCCGATTTCTGTTATTATTACGTAAAAAG TGTTATGAGCGGCCAATTGATCGTTCGCCTGCCAACGCCGGTGTAA
- the LOC104107689 gene encoding ninja-family protein 3-like: protein MFTVLMAKDCKMLELLKEDDNGIELSLGLSIGGSYSTKKSDYKMLIECQRSQKRAIHREMMENEEQISAQKVRRKGEIGTFSNECGTYEAAKSLNLSLNQDSNVNNQNVEVPFWDQNAGKRELMKKNVLQGDDCRGFRRYNENRGGNMSYNQCMSSESEGNFSSKSSVKNCKTLSNGSPERCSSTISECQSSSPKGRSSSDNAQGIQPSTSGRKHTQFEQLTTNVIPIKEEQNQNAEKRMQFDAKVGPNSTNQANVGPFSSPLKQIPKSEIKNCGISLLSRMPCVSTTGNGPNGKTIRGLLYRYNNRTEISIICVCHGKSFTPSEFVEHAGGVDVSHPLRHITVIPPCS, encoded by the exons ATGTTTACTGTGTTAATGGCGAAGGATTGTAAAATGTTGGAGCTTTTGAAGGAAGATGATAATGGGATTGAATTGAGTTTAGGATTATCCATTGGAGGAAGTTATAGCACAAAAAAATCAGATTATAAGATGTTAATAGAGTGCCAAAGGTCACAAAAGAGGGCAATACATAGAGAAATGATGGAAAATGAAGAACAAATTTCAGCGCAAAAAGTTCGTAGAAAAGGGGAAATTGGTACTTTTAGCAATGAATGTGGTACCTATGAAGCTGCAAAAAGCTTGAATCTTTCTTTGAATCAAGATTCAAATGTAAATAATCAGAATGTTGAAGTTCCATTTTGGGATCAGAATGCTGGGAAAAGGGAATTGATGAAGAAAAATGTGCTACAGGGTGATGATTGTCGGGGTTTTAGGCGTTATAATGAGAATAGGGGTGGGAATATGAGTTATAACCAATGTATGAGTAGTGAATCGGAGGGAAATTTCTCCAGCAAAAGCAGTGTTAAGAATTGCAAAACGTTGTCAAATGGCTCTCCGGAAAGATGTTCCTCGACAATTTCAGAATGCCAAAGTTCATCTCCTAAAG GTCGAAGCAGTAGTGATAATGCACAAGGAATACAGCCTAGTACTTCAGGGAGAAAGCATACACAGTTTGAACAACTTACAACTAATGTCATTCCTATCAAAGAGGAACAGAACCAAAATGCAGAGAAGAGAATGCAATTTGATGCTAAAGTAGGTCCCAATTCCACAAACCAAGCAAATGTAGGTCCATTTTCTTCTCCTTTGAAGCAGATTCCAAAGTCTGAAATCAAGAATTGTGGCATTTCATTGCTTTCTCGAATGCCGTGTGTGTCAACCACTGGTAATGGTCCAAATGGGAAGACTATAAGGGGGTTGTTATACAGGTATAATAATAGAACGGAGATTAGCATTATCTGTGTTTGCCATGGAAAATCatttactccttctgaatttGTGGAGCATGCTGGTGGAGTTGATGTATCACATCCTTTGAGGCATATCACTGTAATCCCCCCTTGTTCTTGA